The window GTCTCCACGGCCTCGAAGCTGTGCAGCTTCTTGCCGGTCGTGGCGTCCGTGATGATGTGGAGCCTGCTGGGTGTGCCGTCCTTCCGTACTCCCGTCCGCACGGACTCGAAGGCGAGGACCGGCTTGCCGCCGCGCGCCCAGACGACCTTGCGGGCGCTCGCCGCCGACTTCACCTCGGGCCGGGTCGACGGCACGGATATGCGCGCCGCGGCGGCCTTGTCCACGCCCTTGGACGTTCCGTCGGCGGCGGTGTGGGTGATCAGATCGCCGCCGAGGACCGGCAGCCCGGCGTAGGTGCGCTCGTAGCGGGTGTGCACGGTGCCGTGGGCGTCCTTGACGACATCACGGACGATCAGCTTCTCCTGGCTGCCGAGTCCGAGGGCTGCCGCGGCGGCCGGTGCGTCGCTCTGTGCGGCGCGCAGGGCGGTGGAGCGCAGCGCCGCGGTGTTCACGCCGAGGGCGGTGGCGCCGGACGAAGAGGCCTTGCCGTCACCGGCGTTGGGACCGGCCGAGGCGGTACCGGTCTGCACGCCGACGACGACCATCGCGGCAACTGCGGCCAGGGCGGCGGCGCGACGGGTGTTCATGTGGGGGGTCATGCCTTCTCCGTTGCTCGTTCCTGTGGGGGTTACGAGCGGAGAGCGTGCCACCGAATGAACGCAATTGACGGGACGCCGACAATTACCTCACAAGTTTTTGACCACTTCTTGTCCGACTGGAGTGCGCGTGTGTCCGCTATGTGACGCACGGGAGCCCCCGTCCGAACGCGCTCGGACGGGGGCTCCCGGTGGGCGGATTCCGTGCGTCAGAGGTTGACGCCGAAGTCCTGGGCGATGCCGCGCAGGCCCGAGGCGTAGCCCTGGCCGACCGCGCGGAACTTCCACTCGGCGCCGTTGCGGTAGAGCTCGCCGAAGACCATGGCGGTCTCCGTGGCGGCGTCCTCGCTCAGGTCGTAGCGGGCGATCTCGGTGCCGCCGGCCTGGTTGATGATGCGGATGAAGGCGTTCCGCACCTGGCCGAAGTTCTGGCTGCGGGCCTCGGCGTCGTAGATGGAGACGGGGAACACGATCTTGTCGATGTCCGCCGGGAGGCCCGCGAGGTTGACGTTGATCTGCTCGTCGTCGCCCTCGCCCTGGCCCGTGATGTTGTCACCGGTGTGGACGATGGTCTGGTCCGGCGTCGCCTTGTTGTTGAAGAAGACGAAGTGGCCGTCGGAGTAGACCTTGCCGGCGTTGTTGACCGCGATCGCCGAGGCGTCGAGGTCGAAGTCGGTGCCGGTGGTGGTGCGGACGTCCCAGCCGAGGCCGACCGTGACGGCGGTCAGGCCCGGGGCCTCCTTGGTGAGCGAGACGTTGCCGCCCTTGGACAGGCTTACAGCCATGGGAAGTCCCTTTCCTCGTCGTGTGCGGGCTTTCGTGCCATCACGAAAGCTACCGTCACCCGTCCTAACGCAGACAAGAGACCACGAGGTTCCTGCTCGCTTTACTTTCTTTGCCGAACTTCTGGCCGAACGCTCGCAAAACAAGGTGACGGACGGGCCGCGGGCCGGGGAACATGGGTGTCATGTCCGGGCCCTATGTCATCCGCGGTTCGGTCTCCCTCCCGGAGGCCGAGCTCATGTGGCGTTTCTCGCGGTCCTCCGGGCCCGGCGGGCAGCACGTCAACACCAGTGACTCCCAGGTGGAGCTCCGGTTCGACCTCGCCGCGACCGAGTCGCTGCCCGAGGTCTGGAAGGCGCGCGCGCTCGAACGTCTCGCGGGCAGGCTGGTGGGCGGGGTGGTGTCCGTACGGGCCTCGGAGCACCGCTCGCAGTGGCGCAACCGGGAGACGGCCGCCGTGCGGATGGCGGCTCTGCTGGCGGAGGCCACCGCGCCGCCGCCCAAGCCGCGCCTCAAGAAGAAGATCCCGCGCGGGATCAACGAGCGGCGCCTGCGGGAGAAGAAGCAGCGCGGCGACACGAAGCGCGGACGCTCGGGCCGCGACTGGTAGGCGCCGGGCCGTGCGCCCGGACCGGCCGGGGAGGCCGGGCGGTCAGCCCAGCTTGCGGTAACGGCCCTTGAAGTAGGCGAGGGGCTCGGCGTCCGCGTTCGGCAGGGACGCCGTGAGCACCCGGCCGATCACCAGCGTGTGGTCGCCGGCGACCACGCTCTGCTCGGTGCGGCACTCCAGGGTGGCGAGCGCTCCGGAGACCAGGGGCGCGCCCGTGATCCCGCCCCGTATGAAGGGCAGGTCCGCGAACAGCAGCCGGTCGCTGATCCTGCCCTTCATGGCGAACCGGCCCGCGATCTGCCGCTGGCTCTCCGCCAGTACCGACACCGACCACAGGGGCTGCTCGGCCAGCAGGTCGTCCATCCGCGAGTCGTTGCGCAGGCTCACCATCACCAGCGGCGGGTCCAGGGAGACCGAGACGAACGAGGTCGCCGTCATGCCGACGTCCTCGCCGCGGCCGTGCTCGTCGAGCGGCGGTTCCTGGGCGGTGACGAGCACCACCCCGGCGGCCAGGCGGGAGAGGGCGGCGCGGAATTCGTCGTTGCTCACCCCCTCAGGATGGGGGACGGCCTCGGGACGTGGGGTGGGGGGAGTCTTCTGCAGCACACCGGGCACGCTAACGCCACGGGAAGGGCTCCCGCATCGGGCCAGGGGACCAGCCGGGTCCTAGGACCGGGGACCGTCCGCCCGGATGCGCGTTCCGCGAGCGTCGGGGGTGCCGGAGGGCGTGGGCGGGATGCCTTTACCATGTGTTGTGACTTGAGTCACAGAGAGCAATATTTGTTGACCCTGTGTACCGAGTGCGCAGCTCACTGTGATTCAGTGGCGGTGACACTGCGATAAGTACGTCGATATGACACCTGGAGTTGCTGTCGAGGTCTCAGGGAGTGCGAGCAATGGAGGCCGAGTCGGAGCCGTACGTCCGTCTTGCGACCATGCGGCAGCTGCACCAGGCGGTCGCTGATCTCAACACGGCGCGGAGCCTGGCGGACACGCTGCAGAGCGTGGCCGACGGCATCGTCGCCGGGCTCGGCTACGAACTGGGCTGCGTGAACCTCGTCCGCCCCGACGGCGATCTCGTGGTCGCCGCGTTCGCCGGCAACACCGCCGCCGAGGCCCTGATCACCGGCCGCGTCGGCTCCCGCGCGTCGTGGGAGCGCAGGCTGTCGATGGGTGAGGCCTGGGACGACCTCCGTTTCA is drawn from Streptomyces sp. NBC_00178 and contains these coding sequences:
- the arfB gene encoding alternative ribosome rescue aminoacyl-tRNA hydrolase ArfB, which produces MGVMSGPYVIRGSVSLPEAELMWRFSRSSGPGGQHVNTSDSQVELRFDLAATESLPEVWKARALERLAGRLVGGVVSVRASEHRSQWRNRETAAVRMAALLAEATAPPPKPRLKKKIPRGINERRLREKKQRGDTKRGRSGRDW
- a CDS encoding flavin reductase family protein, coding for MSNDEFRAALSRLAAGVVLVTAQEPPLDEHGRGEDVGMTATSFVSVSLDPPLVMVSLRNDSRMDDLLAEQPLWSVSVLAESQRQIAGRFAMKGRISDRLLFADLPFIRGGITGAPLVSGALATLECRTEQSVVAGDHTLVIGRVLTASLPNADAEPLAYFKGRYRKLG
- a CDS encoding TerD family protein; the protein is MAVSLSKGGNVSLTKEAPGLTAVTVGLGWDVRTTTGTDFDLDASAIAVNNAGKVYSDGHFVFFNNKATPDQTIVHTGDNITGQGEGDDEQINVNLAGLPADIDKIVFPVSIYDAEARSQNFGQVRNAFIRIINQAGGTEIARYDLSEDAATETAMVFGELYRNGAEWKFRAVGQGYASGLRGIAQDFGVNL